In the Treponema sp. J25 genome, one interval contains:
- a CDS encoding ABC transporter ATP-binding protein — MADFFDADVIVKEYDSRIAARILSYLKPYWFLAVVAFFALVLSTVGELAVPVILRRLMDGVLLNEHISVAQRFTALWQGVLRILGLLLVVFLANFGQTYWTALIAQRIMRDIRLALFEKTIHQSSAFLSRHPVGRLVTRLTGDVETINEFFTSVLGAFLKDFSIMAGVIVTMFLLSVPLALVTCGILPLVALVSAYNRIKARDAFRRQRQASSALNAYLSEHLSGIHIVQLFAQERRSGREFSHKNQDLLAAGINEMYVYATFRPLIDFLAQTALAVILFFGTQWISGGVLSVGVLVAFISLINMFFMPVQDLAEKYTLLQQAMAGGERVFTLMDVDEHIPDTGRVRLCTEEGPFAKPRCRGKIEFRHVQFSYVPHEPVLQDVSFVVEPGTMVAVVGYTGAGKTTLTNVLTRLWDIQGGEILLDDVPITDIALSDLRRAVVPVLQEVFLFSGTIHDNIALGLPLSREEVIRCARAVHAHEFIERLPQGYDTILSEGATNISAGQRQLISFARLVAHDPRVIVLDEATSNIDTETEHLIQLGLAEVLRNRTSIVIAHRLSTIRHAHRIIVLSEGRVVEEGTHEVLMTQGGLYATLYRLQYEENLI; from the coding sequence CCCTATTGGTTTCTTGCTGTAGTGGCCTTCTTTGCCCTCGTGCTCTCCACGGTGGGAGAACTGGCGGTGCCGGTCATCCTCCGGCGCCTTATGGATGGGGTGCTCTTAAATGAGCATATCTCGGTGGCCCAGCGTTTTACCGCCCTGTGGCAGGGGGTCCTTCGAATTTTGGGCCTTCTTCTGGTGGTGTTTCTGGCGAACTTTGGACAAACCTATTGGACGGCCCTGATTGCCCAGCGCATTATGCGGGATATCCGTTTGGCCCTTTTTGAAAAAACCATTCATCAATCTTCTGCCTTCCTCAGCCGTCACCCTGTGGGACGGCTTGTAACCCGTTTAACCGGGGATGTGGAAACCATCAACGAGTTTTTTACCTCTGTTCTCGGGGCCTTCTTAAAGGATTTTTCTATCATGGCGGGGGTGATTGTCACCATGTTTCTGTTGTCGGTGCCCCTGGCCCTTGTTACCTGTGGGATCCTTCCCCTGGTGGCCCTGGTTTCTGCCTATAATCGCATTAAGGCCCGGGATGCTTTCCGTCGTCAGCGGCAAGCTTCGAGTGCCCTGAACGCCTACCTCTCGGAACACCTTTCGGGCATCCACATTGTGCAGCTTTTTGCCCAGGAACGACGGAGTGGCCGGGAGTTTTCCCATAAAAATCAGGATCTTCTGGCGGCGGGTATAAATGAAATGTATGTGTATGCCACCTTTCGACCCCTGATTGATTTCCTGGCCCAAACTGCGTTAGCGGTGATTCTCTTTTTTGGAACCCAATGGATCAGCGGAGGGGTTCTTTCGGTGGGGGTTCTGGTGGCCTTTATCAGTTTGATCAACATGTTCTTTATGCCGGTCCAGGATCTGGCGGAAAAATATACCCTGCTTCAGCAGGCCATGGCTGGAGGGGAACGGGTGTTTACCCTGATGGATGTGGACGAGCACATCCCCGATACAGGCCGGGTCCGGCTCTGTACCGAAGAGGGACCCTTTGCAAAACCCCGTTGTAGGGGAAAGATAGAATTTCGGCATGTTCAGTTTTCCTATGTTCCCCATGAGCCGGTTTTGCAGGACGTTAGTTTTGTGGTAGAGCCAGGGACCATGGTGGCGGTAGTGGGGTATACCGGAGCAGGGAAAACCACCCTGACCAATGTGCTCACCCGCCTGTGGGATATTCAGGGTGGCGAAATTCTTTTAGACGATGTTCCGATTACGGATATCGCCCTTTCGGATTTGCGCCGGGCGGTGGTTCCGGTGCTTCAGGAGGTGTTTCTTTTTTCAGGCACTATCCATGATAATATCGCCCTGGGGCTCCCCTTGAGTCGGGAAGAGGTTATCCGCTGTGCCAGGGCGGTCCATGCCCATGAGTTTATCGAACGCCTTCCCCAGGGGTATGACACGATTCTTTCTGAGGGGGCTACCAATATCTCCGCGGGGCAGCGGCAGCTTATCAGCTTTGCCCGTCTTGTGGCCCATGATCCCCGGGTCATTGTGCTTGATGAGGCCACCAGCAATATCGATACCGAAACGGAGCACCTTATTCAGTTAGGACTGGCAGAGGTTCTCAGGAATCGCACCTCTATTGTTATCGCCCATCGACTTTCTACCATTCGTCATGCCCATCGGATTATTGTGCTTTCGGAAGGGCGGGTGGTAGAAGAAGGAACCCACGAAGTGTTGATGACCCAGGGCGGCCTTTATGCAACCCTGTATCGATTGCAATACGAAGAAAATCTAATCTAA